A single window of Alphaproteobacteria bacterium DNA harbors:
- a CDS encoding F0F1 ATP synthase subunit C, which yields MELDAAKMIGAGLAVIGLSGVGAGIGSIFASLIQSIARNPSARPQVFPLGMLGFALVEAVALYALLISFLILFT from the coding sequence ATGGAACTTGATGCCGCAAAAATGATTGGCGCGGGCCTTGCCGTGATCGGTCTGTCCGGCGTGGGCGCCGGTATTGGGAGCATTTTCGCTTCGCTCATCCAGTCTATCGCGCGCAACCCGTCGGCCCGGCCGCAGGTGTTCCCGCTCGGCATGCTGGGCTTCGCCCTGGTCGAGGCGGTGGCACTCTACGCCCTGCTGATTTCGTTCCTGATCCTGTTCACCTAA
- a CDS encoding F0F1 ATP synthase subunit B', translating to MPQLDAASFPSQLIWLVITIGLLYVILSRVALPRISSVLEERQRRISGDLEKAEQLRAEAEKVLAAHEAAMTETRAKAHALVRQTKDEMAAEAARRQEELAAKIAATTGEAEARIDSARKEAVDNIRQVAVEVAQEATKRLIDGEVESADAEAAVDAVQGSHS from the coding sequence ATGCCCCAACTCGACGCCGCCTCGTTCCCCAGCCAGTTGATCTGGCTCGTGATCACGATCGGCCTGCTCTATGTGATTCTGTCGCGCGTCGCGTTGCCGCGGATTTCGAGCGTGCTCGAAGAGCGTCAGCGGCGCATCAGCGGCGACCTGGAAAAGGCCGAACAGCTCAGGGCCGAAGCCGAGAAGGTGCTCGCCGCCCACGAGGCGGCGATGACCGAGACCCGGGCCAAGGCGCATGCTCTCGTCCGCCAGACCAAGGACGAGATGGCCGCCGAGGCGGCGCGCCGCCAGGAAGAGCTGGCGGCCAAGATCGCCGCCACCACCGGTGAGGCCGAGGCCCGCATCGACAGCGCCCGCAAGGAGGCGGTCGACAATATCCGCCAGGTCGCGGTCGAAGTGGCGCAGGAGGCGACCAAGCGGCTGATCGACGGCGAGGTCGAGAGCGCCGACGCCGAGGCGGCGGTCGACGCGGTGCAGGGAAGCCACAGCTGA
- a CDS encoding F0F1 ATP synthase subunit B: protein MLHDTSFWVGVAFVIFVVLAWRPLSRTLVTALDERAETIRNNIDEATRLREEAQALLASYKRKQRNAAQEAEEILRHARSEAGRLKEQAIADLEALLARREQQALDRIAQAEAQATAEVRGLAVDLAVAATRRLLTERAGGVAAAMLIDQSIKQIDEKLH from the coding sequence TTGCTTCACGATACCAGCTTCTGGGTCGGCGTCGCCTTCGTCATCTTCGTCGTCTTGGCCTGGCGGCCGTTGAGCCGGACGCTCGTCACCGCCCTCGACGAACGCGCCGAGACCATCCGCAACAACATCGACGAAGCGACCCGCCTGCGCGAGGAAGCGCAGGCCCTGCTGGCGAGTTACAAGCGCAAACAGCGGAATGCGGCGCAGGAAGCGGAAGAGATCCTGCGCCATGCACGCAGCGAGGCGGGCCGGCTGAAGGAGCAGGCGATCGCCGATCTCGAAGCCCTGCTCGCGCGGCGCGAGCAGCAGGCGCTCGATCGCATCGCCCAGGCCGAAGCCCAGGCCACCGCGGAGGTGCGCGGGCTCGCCGTCGACCTCGCGGTGGCGGCGACGCGGCGCCTGCTGACCGAGCGCGCCGGCGGCGTGGCGGCGGCCATGCTGATCGACCAATCGATCAAGCAGATCGACGAAAAACTCCACTGA